The following are encoded together in the Mycolicibacterium arabiense genome:
- a CDS encoding ATP-grasp fold amidoligase family protein, which translates to MTELLKTDAPVRADRGQRPQQSIEAFMRWVERAVHAWTARLVPTRLLRHVLYLGMIRKFGNFRRPRTFNEKANWRIFNDRRDRIVAACDKMRMKEMARAAYPGPKLRIPETYWFGTDLRSAPDLFALPPWVLKPNHSSGQVLFGPDPETGLDALVHQTRHWGKHTPVALGEWGYAEARPGLLIEERIPTPDGAAPTDYKFFVFDGRVELIQVNRGRFTSQTATFLDTDWNRLDVCWRIMPVADEPRPPELETMLEIASALGTGWDFIRIDLYAVDGTVWFGEYTPYPGSGLLRYRPMSFDVEQGKHWTLPTLEQVQRGQP; encoded by the coding sequence ATGACCGAGTTGCTGAAAACGGATGCACCCGTCCGAGCCGATCGGGGCCAGCGACCGCAGCAGTCGATCGAGGCATTCATGCGGTGGGTGGAACGGGCGGTGCACGCGTGGACGGCTCGTCTGGTGCCGACGCGTCTCCTGCGCCACGTCCTCTACCTCGGGATGATTCGCAAGTTCGGCAACTTCCGTCGGCCACGCACCTTCAACGAGAAGGCCAACTGGCGGATCTTCAACGATCGGCGGGACCGCATCGTCGCTGCGTGCGACAAGATGCGGATGAAGGAGATGGCCCGGGCGGCCTACCCGGGGCCGAAGTTGCGGATCCCCGAGACCTACTGGTTCGGAACCGACTTGCGCTCTGCGCCAGATCTTTTCGCGCTGCCGCCGTGGGTGCTCAAGCCCAACCACAGCAGCGGGCAGGTGCTCTTCGGGCCCGACCCGGAAACCGGCCTCGACGCGCTCGTCCACCAGACGCGGCACTGGGGGAAGCACACCCCCGTCGCGCTCGGGGAGTGGGGTTACGCGGAAGCGAGGCCAGGCCTGCTCATCGAGGAACGCATCCCGACCCCCGACGGCGCGGCGCCGACCGACTACAAGTTCTTCGTCTTCGACGGCCGGGTGGAACTCATCCAGGTGAATCGCGGCCGCTTCACGTCCCAAACGGCCACCTTCCTCGACACCGACTGGAATCGGCTGGACGTGTGCTGGCGCATCATGCCCGTCGCCGACGAACCCCGCCCACCGGAACTGGAGACGATGCTCGAGATCGCAAGTGCGCTGGGCACCGGCTGGGACTTCATCAGGATCGACCTCTACGCCGTCGACGGGACCGTCTGGTTCGGCGAGTACACCCCGTACCCGGGCAGCGGACTACTCCGCTATCGGCCGATGAGCTTCGACGTCGAGCAGGGCAAGCACTGGACACTTCCGACACTCGAGCAGGTGCAGCGCGGACAACCCTGA
- a CDS encoding methionyl-tRNA formyltransferase, with protein MRVVFFGFQTWGRRTLQALLDLDQDVPLVVTHPASTQSYKAIWSDSVEELAREHDIPVHLTDRIDAETIDLVKRSEPDVNVVNSWYTKWPAELYDLPPHGTLNFHDSMLPRGTGFSPVLWALISGETHTGLTVHRMDEGLDTGDVLVQRSLPIGNTDTGTELVLRTMDLIPEVLRDALDALESGTPVWRPQNRDEQTYFHKRSERDSLLELSWPAEDLERFVRALSAPYPRAFTFYRGERLEVLEAHTSKARFGGTVGRVIVQEGGGAVVCGPNAHRGANRALVITRVRGADGVERAGSDVFARGGYLQLSA; from the coding sequence ATGCGCGTCGTCTTCTTCGGTTTCCAGACGTGGGGCCGCCGCACCCTGCAGGCCCTGCTCGACTTGGACCAGGACGTTCCGCTGGTGGTCACGCACCCCGCGAGTACGCAGTCCTACAAGGCGATCTGGTCGGACTCAGTCGAGGAACTGGCCCGCGAGCACGACATTCCGGTCCATCTCACCGACCGGATCGACGCCGAGACGATCGATCTCGTCAAGCGATCCGAGCCCGACGTCAACGTCGTCAACAGCTGGTACACCAAGTGGCCTGCCGAGTTGTACGACCTACCGCCGCACGGCACCTTGAACTTTCACGACTCGATGTTGCCTAGGGGCACCGGGTTCTCGCCCGTGCTGTGGGCGCTGATCAGCGGGGAGACCCACACGGGCCTGACCGTTCATCGCATGGACGAGGGCTTGGACACCGGCGACGTGCTCGTTCAGCGGTCGTTGCCGATCGGAAACACCGATACCGGCACCGAGTTGGTCCTGCGGACCATGGACCTGATCCCCGAGGTACTCCGCGACGCGCTCGACGCGCTGGAATCGGGGACGCCGGTCTGGCGGCCGCAGAACAGGGACGAGCAGACGTACTTCCACAAGCGTTCGGAGCGGGACAGCCTGCTCGAACTGTCATGGCCTGCAGAGGATCTCGAGAGGTTCGTGCGCGCGCTGTCGGCTCCGTATCCGCGGGCGTTCACGTTCTACCGCGGCGAGCGCCTGGAAGTGCTCGAGGCGCACACGTCGAAGGCGCGGTTCGGCGGCACGGTCGGGCGGGTGATCGTGCAGGAGGGCGGCGGCGCCGTGGTGTGCGGCCCGAACGCCCACCGGGGCGCCAACCGTGCCTTGGTCATCACGCGGGTACGGGGCGCCGACGGCGTCGAGCGCGCGGGCAGCGACGTGTTCGCCCGTGGCGGCTATTTGCAACTGTCGGCGTAG
- a CDS encoding HNH endonuclease, with amino-acid sequence MFDMLDFDPTTVDEAGLIDRIAQLERLKATAAAAQARMTAALDLKRRTAEADAGVPMRKRGQGLASEVGLARRESPKQGSRHLGFARALVHEMPHTLAALETGILSEWRATLLVRESACLEVEDRRTLDAEMCADPATLVGKGDKRIEADAKAIAYRLDPHAVVDKARRAHEDRCVSIRPAADTMAWVSILLPVAQGVSIYAALKRAADTTSDGRSRGQVMADTAVERITGRTADTPVPVTVDVVITDETLLGGDTEPARVPGYGPIPATVARHLISNAVGDERSRATLRRLYRHPKTGALVTMESRARLFPKALATFIALRDDTCRTPYCNAPIRHTDHAEPNARGGPTSAVNGNGLCEACNYAKEAPGWRVRTSHEFDCHTTDVTTPTGTTYSSKAPPLPGLNTEHVTSIDVARFRVVVRRAA; translated from the coding sequence ATGTTCGACATGCTGGACTTCGACCCCACCACGGTGGACGAGGCCGGCCTGATCGACCGCATCGCCCAACTGGAGCGACTCAAGGCCACCGCCGCCGCAGCCCAAGCCCGCATGACCGCCGCCCTGGACCTGAAACGCCGCACCGCCGAAGCCGACGCCGGGGTCCCGATGCGCAAGCGCGGCCAGGGCCTCGCCTCCGAAGTCGGGCTGGCCCGCCGGGAGTCGCCGAAACAGGGCAGTCGCCACCTCGGATTCGCCCGCGCCCTGGTCCACGAAATGCCCCACACCCTGGCCGCCCTGGAAACCGGGATCCTCTCCGAGTGGCGGGCGACACTGCTCGTGCGGGAATCGGCCTGCCTCGAAGTCGAGGACCGCCGCACCCTCGACGCCGAGATGTGTGCCGACCCTGCGACGCTGGTGGGTAAGGGTGACAAGCGCATCGAAGCCGACGCCAAGGCCATCGCCTACCGCCTCGACCCCCACGCCGTGGTCGACAAGGCTCGCCGCGCGCACGAGGACCGGTGCGTCAGCATCCGCCCCGCCGCCGACACCATGGCCTGGGTCAGCATCCTGCTTCCCGTCGCCCAAGGCGTGTCGATCTACGCCGCCCTCAAACGCGCCGCCGACACCACCAGCGACGGCCGCAGCCGCGGGCAGGTCATGGCCGACACCGCCGTCGAACGCATCACCGGCCGCACCGCCGACACCCCCGTCCCGGTCACCGTCGACGTGGTGATCACCGACGAAACCCTGCTCGGCGGCGACACCGAACCCGCCCGCGTTCCCGGGTACGGACCGATCCCCGCCACCGTCGCACGACACCTGATCTCCAACGCAGTGGGCGACGAGCGGTCGCGGGCGACGCTGCGCCGGCTCTACCGCCACCCGAAGACCGGAGCGCTGGTGACCATGGAATCCCGCGCCCGGCTCTTCCCCAAGGCGTTGGCGACGTTCATCGCCCTACGCGACGACACCTGCCGCACCCCCTACTGCAACGCACCGATCCGCCACACCGACCACGCCGAACCCAACGCGCGGGGTGGGCCCACCTCCGCAGTCAACGGCAACGGACTGTGCGAAGCGTGCAACTACGCCAAGGAAGCACCCGGCTGGCGCGTCCGCACGTCCCACGAATTCGACTGTCACACAACCGACGTCACCACGCCCACCGGCACCACCTACAGCTCGAAGGCACCACCACTACCCGGCCTCAACACCGAACACGTCACCAGCATCGACGTCGCACGCTTCCGAGTGGTGGTCCGCCGCGCCGCCTAG
- a CDS encoding metal-sulfur cluster assembly factor — translation MSDTVVPNEEFVADLEEAMRDVVDPELGINVVDLGLVYGLDVEEGDTGKVALIDMTLTSAACPLTDVIEDQSRSALVGAGLVNDIKINWVWNPPWGPDKITEDGREQLRALGFTV, via the coding sequence ATGAGCGACACCGTAGTGCCCAATGAGGAGTTCGTTGCCGACCTCGAGGAGGCGATGCGTGACGTCGTCGACCCCGAACTCGGCATCAACGTCGTGGACCTGGGCCTCGTGTACGGCCTGGACGTCGAGGAGGGCGACACCGGCAAGGTGGCGCTCATCGACATGACGCTGACGTCGGCCGCTTGCCCGCTGACCGACGTCATCGAGGATCAGTCGCGCAGCGCGCTCGTCGGTGCCGGCCTGGTCAATGACATCAAGATCAACTGGGTGTGGAACCCGCCGTGGGGGCCGGACAAGATCACCGAGGACGGCCGCGAGCAATTGCGGGCGCTCGGCTTCACCGTCTAG
- the sufU gene encoding Fe-S cluster assembly sulfur transfer protein SufU, which yields MRLEQMYQEVILDHYKRPHNRGLRDPFAAEVSHVNPTCGDEVTLRVTLSGDGETVTDVSYDGQGCSISQASTSVLTDQVIGLTVGDAMKTVASFSEMVSSRGTIDGDEDVIGDGIAFAGVAKYPARVKCALLGWMAFKAALAEAMPQDQIEAQASEETPDERHRSAQ from the coding sequence GTGCGCCTGGAGCAGATGTATCAGGAAGTGATCCTCGATCACTACAAGCGGCCCCACAACCGTGGGCTGCGCGACCCGTTCGCGGCGGAGGTGTCGCACGTCAACCCGACCTGCGGCGACGAGGTGACGTTGCGCGTGACGCTGTCGGGTGACGGTGAGACTGTCACCGACGTGTCCTACGACGGCCAGGGCTGCTCGATCAGCCAGGCCTCGACCTCGGTGCTCACCGACCAGGTGATCGGCCTGACGGTGGGGGATGCGATGAAGACCGTCGCGTCGTTCAGCGAGATGGTGTCGTCGCGCGGGACGATCGACGGTGACGAGGACGTGATCGGCGATGGCATCGCCTTCGCGGGGGTAGCCAAGTACCCGGCGCGCGTGAAGTGCGCGCTGCTGGGCTGGATGGCGTTCAAGGCCGCGCTGGCCGAGGCCATGCCACAAGACCAGATCGAGGCGCAAGCCAGTGAGGAGACGCCGGATGAGCGACACCGTAGTGCCCAATGA